One genomic segment of Christensenellaceae bacterium 44-20 includes these proteins:
- a CDS encoding DUF3794 domain-containing protein gives MSISKREIMAENSRWICASQAMVEGVLKLPDSMEEISGVLDIAGVGEVTDASAGENSIFIEGNAVFCVLYLNKKGEFESFNATCRFNHTIECGGVRPDMKVAAGAKLGEISFSVLDGSSVSVRADICIDAFALCNQNFEILDPELADGNIHLKCGQGEASFVECVKMIKSYVKSELRVPQSMPEVRKVLAERGYAAVRGVVTEPGKAIIEGELRVFVVYESTDKNAPLQYFQETIPFGEIVNHENIGADSSVTVHASLERLAIDTAPENPDLLEISAVVNLCVMSRGMRQLSYIADLYDEKSEMDAQSCEIGACKAAMREGQKKIVRLEAQIPENAPEVSRVLFTAAVPKTVCIHPQRDRASIDGKLAVNICYTTADAGIKSAALVLPFETEISLPGVTPDCELQVYANVEYATAEGSGRELSLKCCLDLCIWQMQSERMRAVCEVSSQPLEQPCRSGAVVYYADGGETLWDIAKRFKVSSDMLGSGEPDAAIPKGQRLIFIRK, from the coding sequence ATGAGCATTTCCAAACGGGAAATTATGGCTGAAAACAGCAGGTGGATCTGCGCCTCACAGGCGATGGTGGAGGGCGTGCTCAAGCTTCCCGACTCCATGGAGGAGATTTCGGGAGTGCTGGATATCGCAGGCGTGGGCGAGGTTACGGATGCCTCGGCCGGGGAAAACAGCATTTTTATCGAGGGCAACGCGGTCTTCTGCGTGCTGTATCTGAATAAAAAAGGCGAGTTCGAGAGCTTTAACGCGACTTGCCGCTTCAACCACACCATAGAGTGCGGCGGCGTCCGGCCGGATATGAAGGTGGCGGCGGGGGCGAAGCTGGGGGAAATCTCCTTCAGCGTGCTGGATGGCAGCTCGGTCTCCGTCCGGGCGGATATCTGCATCGATGCCTTCGCCCTGTGCAACCAGAATTTCGAGATCCTGGATCCCGAACTGGCCGACGGCAATATCCATCTCAAATGCGGCCAGGGGGAGGCTTCTTTTGTCGAGTGCGTCAAGATGATCAAGAGCTATGTCAAAAGCGAGCTGCGCGTCCCCCAGAGTATGCCGGAGGTGCGCAAGGTGCTGGCCGAGCGGGGCTATGCGGCGGTGCGGGGCGTGGTAACCGAGCCGGGCAAGGCCATCATCGAGGGCGAGCTTCGGGTGTTCGTGGTCTACGAGAGCACGGATAAGAACGCGCCGCTTCAGTATTTCCAGGAAACCATCCCCTTTGGGGAGATCGTCAACCACGAAAACATCGGCGCAGACAGCTCGGTAACCGTGCACGCATCCCTGGAGCGCCTGGCCATAGATACCGCGCCGGAGAATCCCGATCTGCTGGAGATCTCTGCCGTGGTCAATCTGTGCGTCATGAGCCGGGGCATGCGCCAGCTCTCCTATATCGCGGATCTCTACGACGAGAAGAGTGAGATGGATGCGCAGTCCTGCGAGATTGGCGCCTGCAAGGCCGCCATGCGGGAAGGCCAGAAGAAAATCGTGCGGCTGGAGGCGCAGATTCCCGAAAACGCGCCCGAAGTCTCCCGGGTGCTGTTTACGGCGGCGGTGCCCAAGACGGTCTGCATCCATCCCCAGCGGGATCGTGCGTCCATCGACGGCAAGCTGGCCGTCAACATCTGCTATACCACGGCGGATGCCGGCATCAAGAGCGCGGCGCTTGTGCTCCCCTTTGAGACCGAGATCTCCCTGCCCGGCGTAACGCCGGACTGCGAGCTTCAGGTCTATGCCAATGTGGAATACGCCACGGCGGAGGGCTCCGGCCGGGAGCTCAGCCTCAAATGCTGCCTGGATCTCTGCATCTGGCAGATGCAAAGCGAGCGGATGCGCGCGGTTTGCGAGGTATCCAGCCAGCCGCTGGAGCAGCCTTGCCGGAGCGGCGCAGTCGTCTATTATGCAGACGGCGGCGAGACGCTTTGGGATATCGCCAAGCGCTTCAAGGTCAGCAGCGATATGCTGGGCAGCGGCGAGCCGGATGCGGCAATCCCCAAAGGCCAGCGGCTCATCTTCATCCGCAAATAG
- a CDS encoding Veg family protein, which produces MNHQLQAIRHKLLPCQGQTVRLHVRAERNRILDTHGVLEGLYGEVFTVYVQSEDYARRYCYSYHDILTRHVSVIPVNL; this is translated from the coding sequence ATGAACCATCAATTACAGGCCATTCGCCATAAGCTTCTGCCCTGCCAGGGGCAGACAGTGCGGCTGCATGTGCGCGCAGAGCGCAACCGGATTTTGGATACGCACGGCGTGCTGGAAGGGCTATACGGCGAGGTATTTACCGTATATGTGCAGTCTGAGGACTACGCCCGCCGCTACTGCTATTCCTACCACGATATTTTGACCAGGCACGTCAGCGTCATCCCTGTGAACCTTTAA
- the spo0A gene encoding sporulation transcription factor Spo0A yields MAEKIRLLIVEDSKSLAESLRTFMSAQPEIEVVGVAENAEVALQLLQEEQPSALITDLVMPEADGFLLLEKLASGQYGKMPETIVLSSLGTEEVISRALELGAKYYMVKPFNMDLVYKRLLDLFHMREVRGSKKVVQSKSLDEKITSIFLTIGIPAHIKGYQFLREAIKIVIRTPEMINSITKELYPAIAAHFETTPSKVERAIRHSIEVAWSRGKIENLNTIFGYNIYGKNDKPTNGEFIALIADRLMLEQIA; encoded by the coding sequence ATGGCGGAAAAAATCAGGTTGCTTATTGTCGAGGACAGCAAATCGCTGGCGGAGAGCCTGCGAACGTTTATGAGCGCGCAGCCGGAAATCGAGGTGGTAGGCGTCGCGGAGAATGCAGAAGTTGCGCTGCAGCTGCTGCAGGAGGAGCAGCCTTCGGCGCTGATTACAGACCTCGTCATGCCCGAGGCAGACGGTTTCCTGCTGTTAGAAAAGCTGGCCAGCGGGCAATACGGCAAAATGCCTGAAACCATTGTGCTCTCTTCGCTGGGGACGGAGGAAGTCATCTCCCGGGCGCTGGAGCTGGGCGCGAAGTATTATATGGTCAAGCCCTTCAACATGGACCTCGTCTATAAGCGCCTGCTGGATTTGTTCCACATGCGGGAAGTGCGGGGCAGCAAGAAGGTCGTCCAGAGCAAATCCCTGGATGAGAAGATCACCAGCATTTTCCTGACCATCGGCATTCCTGCGCATATCAAGGGCTATCAGTTCCTGCGCGAGGCCATCAAAATCGTCATCCGCACGCCCGAGATGATCAACAGCATCACCAAGGAGCTCTACCCCGCCATCGCCGCGCATTTTGAGACGACGCCCAGCAAAGTCGAGCGGGCGATCCGCCATTCCATCGAAGTTGCATGGTCCAGAGGGAAAATCGAGAATCTGAACACGATTTTCGGCTACAACATCTACGGCAAGAACGACAAGCCCACCAACGGCGAGTTCATTGCCCTGATCGCAGACCGGTTGATGCTGGAGCAGATTGCCTGA
- a CDS encoding ferritin family protein, translated as MDQILCQSPLPYPPVAAQIKSPAYAQAMLSNMSGSVSEMCAVSLYFYNRLLSHEQQKIADIFSKMAVVEMHHLEIFGTLARQMGADPRLWQRRAGRMLYWSPGYNDYPQELLPMLQNSLKCEQLTIQKYQDQAEEIADENVVENLMRIILDEQVHASILKELIEQHS; from the coding sequence TTGGATCAGATTCTATGTCAATCCCCGCTCCCCTATCCGCCCGTCGCGGCGCAAATCAAAAGCCCTGCCTATGCCCAGGCCATGCTGAGCAATATGAGCGGCTCTGTTTCCGAGATGTGCGCGGTCAGCCTCTATTTCTATAACCGCCTGCTTTCGCACGAACAGCAGAAGATCGCCGATATTTTTTCCAAAATGGCCGTCGTCGAGATGCACCATCTGGAAATTTTCGGGACGCTCGCCCGCCAGATGGGCGCGGATCCCCGGCTTTGGCAGCGCCGCGCCGGGCGGATGCTCTACTGGTCGCCCGGGTATAACGACTATCCCCAGGAGCTGCTACCCATGCTTCAAAACTCTCTGAAATGCGAACAGCTGACCATTCAGAAATATCAGGACCAGGCAGAGGAGATCGCGGATGAGAACGTCGTGGAAAACCTCATGCGCATCATCCTGGATGAGCAGGTGCATGCGTCCATTTTGAAGGAACTCATCGAACAGCACAGCTGA
- a CDS encoding Gldg family protein has translation MNEARNSLRRLFGRRLRPISSIVLLAVFVLILLLNLGLPMLEDQLAFSADLSAGKIYTLSEDSLGVLAELEHEIYLYPVYSPGNGDVILLQLLRKYAAKSSKVHLRELSADAVAREFSLSRDAAGVVVASEDGSMFRFIRDDELYRTDANLNPVALKAEAKITSAILSIDRGAFLQICALTGHNEAKIADLSSFSALLEARNFGVLTCDLSSYTPNPLTDILLIAAPKTDLTESEYIALREFLSLGGRMLFLMENASFNPDQGVMQIYIDPLPRFESLLAQYGMLVNKTLVVGADPAKINLRATSMSVQALPHALTSQLEAGRQSVVLSEMSSIELLPDAGNAQVSELLRTDASCYEKKLASGLSNLRRSEQDRAGSFLVGAVSESGQSRVVLLTGTSLVSNRGLAVSGNRILLGRILEYLSPMENDLSIPVKSLSGALPAPSSFLRSLLVLLALAAIPALLLYAGVQICYKKKHS, from the coding sequence ATGAACGAAGCGCGCAATTCCCTTCGCCGGCTGTTTGGCCGCCGCCTGCGCCCCATTTCCAGCATCGTGCTGCTGGCGGTTTTCGTGCTGATTCTGCTGCTCAACCTGGGGCTGCCCATGCTGGAAGACCAGCTCGCCTTCAGCGCGGATCTCAGCGCCGGCAAGATTTACACGCTCTCGGAGGACAGCCTGGGCGTGCTGGCAGAGCTGGAGCATGAGATCTATCTCTACCCCGTCTATTCCCCGGGCAATGGCGATGTGATTTTGTTGCAGCTGCTCAGAAAGTATGCCGCCAAATCCTCCAAAGTGCACCTGCGGGAGCTATCGGCAGATGCCGTAGCCCGGGAGTTCTCCCTCAGCCGGGATGCCGCCGGGGTTGTGGTGGCCTCGGAGGACGGCTCTATGTTCCGCTTCATTCGGGACGACGAGCTCTACCGCACGGATGCCAACCTGAACCCCGTCGCCCTCAAGGCGGAGGCCAAGATCACATCCGCCATCCTGAGCATCGACCGCGGGGCGTTTTTGCAGATCTGCGCGCTTACCGGGCACAACGAGGCCAAGATCGCAGATCTCTCCAGCTTTTCCGCTCTGCTGGAGGCCAGGAATTTCGGCGTGCTCACCTGCGATCTCTCCAGCTACACGCCCAACCCTCTGACGGATATTCTGCTCATCGCCGCCCCCAAGACGGATCTCACCGAAAGCGAATACATCGCCCTGCGGGAGTTCCTTTCTCTGGGCGGGCGCATGCTCTTTTTGATGGAAAACGCCTCCTTCAACCCGGATCAGGGCGTCATGCAGATCTATATCGACCCTCTGCCGCGGTTTGAAAGCCTGCTGGCGCAGTATGGGATGCTGGTGAACAAGACGCTGGTTGTGGGCGCAGACCCTGCCAAGATCAACCTGCGGGCGACTTCCATGTCTGTGCAGGCGCTACCCCACGCGCTGACAAGCCAGCTGGAGGCCGGGCGGCAATCCGTGGTGCTAAGCGAGATGTCCTCTATCGAGCTGCTCCCGGATGCCGGAAATGCCCAGGTTTCAGAGCTTTTGCGCACGGATGCCTCCTGCTATGAGAAGAAGCTGGCCTCCGGGCTGAGCAATCTGCGCCGCTCCGAGCAGGATCGCGCGGGCAGCTTCCTGGTGGGGGCAGTCTCCGAGAGCGGGCAGTCCCGGGTGGTCCTGCTCACGGGCACTTCGCTGGTCAGCAACCGCGGCCTGGCCGTTTCGGGCAACCGCATCCTTCTGGGGCGCATCCTGGAATATTTGAGCCCCATGGAAAACGATCTGAGCATCCCCGTCAAGTCCCTTTCCGGCGCTTTGCCGGCGCCTTCCTCGTTTTTGCGCAGTCTGCTCGTGCTGCTGGCGCTGGCGGCCATTCCCGCGCTGCTGCTCTATGCGGGCGTTCAAATCTGCTATAAAAAGAAACATTCCTGA
- a CDS encoding ABC transporter ATP-binding protein produces MLTVSNLSKRYGNVLALQNVSFHIQEKESAGIFSAAGPAGPALCGLLSGLYECRPGQICIGGLDMGKSAEKARALVGYLPRGNPLYGDMSVFEYLEFICSLYKIPGKSRRARIEQAMELCGLASRRDALIRDLSALDARRAGIAGAIVFGPSLLLLSQPTFALRTEDAEQVRALLAKLRGSYTLLLLTDSITEITELCRHIIILNKGRVVSDSSLSDLAATTGGNNRLKLRMAGSPADLQALFGLLPGILDVNFQRTFEPGTVDILLEVRRGTDLRRDIWALAAKAQLPILEMRPISVSLEDVFLQLTGSGGGSL; encoded by the coding sequence TTGCTGACAGTATCCAACCTAAGCAAGCGTTATGGAAACGTTTTGGCACTGCAAAACGTTTCTTTCCATATTCAAGAGAAGGAGAGCGCAGGCATTTTTTCCGCGGCCGGCCCTGCGGGCCCTGCGCTCTGCGGCCTGCTCTCGGGGCTTTATGAATGCCGCCCCGGGCAGATCTGCATCGGCGGGCTGGATATGGGCAAATCCGCCGAAAAGGCGCGCGCTCTGGTGGGCTATCTGCCCCGGGGCAACCCGCTCTATGGGGATATGAGCGTCTTTGAATATCTGGAATTCATCTGCTCACTGTATAAAATTCCGGGCAAAAGCCGCCGCGCGCGCATAGAGCAGGCCATGGAGCTCTGCGGCCTGGCCAGCCGGAGGGATGCGCTCATCCGGGATCTCTCGGCGCTGGATGCCAGGCGGGCGGGCATTGCCGGGGCCATCGTCTTTGGCCCCTCGCTGCTGCTGCTCAGCCAGCCGACGTTCGCCCTGCGCACGGAGGATGCCGAGCAAGTCCGCGCCCTGCTGGCAAAACTGCGGGGCAGCTATACCCTGCTTTTGCTGACGGATTCGATTACCGAGATCACAGAGCTTTGCCGGCATATCATCATTTTGAACAAGGGCAGAGTCGTCTCGGACAGCTCGCTCTCGGATCTGGCCGCGACGACGGGCGGCAACAACCGCCTCAAGCTGCGCATGGCCGGCTCGCCTGCGGATTTGCAGGCGCTCTTTGGCCTGCTCCCGGGCATCTTGGACGTGAATTTTCAGCGGACGTTCGAGCCGGGGACGGTGGATATTCTGCTGGAAGTGCGCCGGGGGACGGACCTGCGCCGGGATATCTGGGCGCTTGCCGCCAAGGCGCAGCTGCCCATTTTGGAAATGCGCCCCATCAGCGTCTCTTTAGAGGATGTTTTCCTTCAGCTGACGGGCAGCGGAGGAGGGAGCCTATGA
- a CDS encoding aldo/keto reductase, with amino-acid sequence MNKLGFGFLRLPKADAQNEQALDWPLLFEMVDTFLARGGTYFDTAYTYLDGASEAALRRAVVERYPREAFQIADKLPSWHVKTPEDCQKYFDEQCARCGVDWFDVYLLHWLNAENYAIAQKHDEFAFLRQLKAQGKARKIGFSYHGGAALLEEILAAHPETEIVQLQINYLDWENPAMEARKCYEAAARQGKEVVVMEPVKGGTLASLPGEAEALLKAHAPDASCASWALRFAQMPERVSIVLSGMNTMEQMLDNLADFSPLTPQEYAVLEQVCRILNQSITIPCTACRYCTAHCPKNIAIPDYFGIYNEYSRRPDEGWKMTPVYASLAASHGKASDCIGCRVCERNCPQKIKIADWLAKTAQALER; translated from the coding sequence ACTTGGTTTTGGCTTTCTGCGCCTGCCCAAGGCGGATGCGCAAAACGAGCAGGCGCTGGATTGGCCGCTTCTTTTTGAGATGGTGGATACCTTCCTCGCCCGGGGCGGCACGTATTTCGACACTGCCTATACCTACCTGGACGGCGCCAGCGAGGCGGCCCTGCGCAGGGCGGTTGTGGAGCGGTATCCGAGAGAAGCCTTTCAAATTGCCGATAAACTGCCCTCCTGGCATGTCAAAACGCCGGAGGACTGCCAGAAATATTTTGATGAGCAGTGCGCCCGGTGCGGCGTGGATTGGTTCGACGTCTACCTGCTGCACTGGCTGAATGCCGAGAATTACGCCATCGCGCAAAAACACGATGAATTCGCCTTTTTGCGGCAACTCAAAGCCCAGGGCAAAGCGCGCAAAATCGGCTTTTCCTACCACGGCGGCGCCGCCCTGCTGGAGGAGATTTTGGCGGCGCACCCGGAAACTGAGATTGTCCAGCTGCAAATCAACTATCTGGATTGGGAAAACCCGGCCATGGAGGCGCGCAAATGCTATGAAGCCGCGGCGCGGCAGGGCAAGGAGGTCGTGGTGATGGAGCCGGTCAAAGGCGGGACGCTGGCCAGCCTGCCCGGGGAGGCGGAGGCGCTCCTGAAGGCGCACGCCCCGGACGCCAGCTGCGCCTCCTGGGCTCTGCGCTTCGCCCAGATGCCGGAGCGGGTCAGCATCGTTTTAAGCGGCATGAACACCATGGAGCAGATGCTGGATAACCTGGCAGATTTTTCCCCGCTTACGCCGCAGGAATACGCGGTTTTGGAGCAGGTCTGCCGGATTCTCAATCAAAGCATCACCATCCCCTGCACGGCCTGCCGCTACTGCACGGCGCACTGCCCCAAAAACATTGCCATTCCGGATTATTTTGGCATCTATAACGAATACAGCCGCCGCCCGGATGAGGGATGGAAAATGACCCCGGTCTATGCCTCCCTTGCCGCCTCTCACGGCAAAGCCTCGGACTGCATCGGCTGCCGCGTCTGTGAGCGAAACTGCCCGCAGAAAATCAAAATTGCCGACTGGCTGGCCAAAACCGCGCAGGCGCTGGAGCGCTAG